A stretch of the Leptolyngbyaceae cyanobacterium genome encodes the following:
- a CDS encoding methyl-accepting chemotaxis protein, translating into MLNKITNRILFGYCTPLLFMIGVGFIVYLTTQRFSEAQRAIQREYRAIRLAEELTYGVSRMARNVRGYAVFYADAETGDSYKKSYNSGYESFRNRAEDLKRIVQDPTQRKAIEVLISEAENHHQISLEIFQLFDARRITEGLQTLKSLRFATYDEARDEFLNRSDELLAQKNQALEYSQRILLVTIVLSTLLALLGTVITAIAITLPLKKQLPIAIEATKQIAQGDLTQNIELADDGSEIGELLTSFQIMTQKLNSLIRQVKDSGIQVSSSITSIVASSKELEATVAQQSSTTNKVALTAKQIAAASSQLMTTINQVENKSQTTASSAFESKTDLNHMEISMAKLVDATDIISEKLGAIGEKANNINDIITTIVKVADQTNLLSLNAAIEAEKAGEYGKGFSVVAREISRLADRTAVATLDIENTIQDMQSAVSIGVTEMENFTQQVKQIVEVVSTISPKLESIISDVQGLTPQFKQVSDNMEVQSQEASQISDSMVQLSESSSQVVEVLRYINDAMTQLEDAAQSMQQEIFRFKVARN; encoded by the coding sequence ATGTTAAATAAAATTACCAACCGCATCTTATTTGGATATTGCACTCCGCTCCTCTTCATGATCGGTGTAGGCTTTATTGTATATTTAACTACTCAAAGATTCTCCGAAGCACAGCGAGCTATTCAGAGAGAGTACAGGGCTATTAGGCTAGCGGAAGAGTTAACTTATGGTGTTTCTAGAATGGCGCGGAACGTGCGCGGTTACGCTGTTTTTTATGCTGATGCCGAGACGGGAGATTCTTATAAAAAAAGTTATAATTCTGGATATGAAAGCTTTCGGAACAGAGCGGAAGACCTGAAAAGGATTGTCCAAGATCCTACTCAAAGAAAAGCTATAGAAGTGTTAATTTCAGAAGCAGAAAATCATCATCAAATTTCTCTAGAAATTTTTCAATTGTTTGATGCAAGGAGAATAACAGAAGGACTTCAAACGCTGAAGTCCCTACGCTTTGCTACTTATGACGAAGCACGAGACGAATTTCTCAACAGGTCGGATGAATTGCTAGCCCAAAAAAACCAAGCGCTCGAATATTCCCAGCGAATCTTGCTAGTAACTATCGTGCTGAGTACTTTATTAGCGCTCTTAGGGACTGTAATTACAGCGATCGCAATTACTTTGCCATTGAAAAAACAATTGCCGATCGCGATCGAGGCTACCAAACAAATCGCCCAAGGCGATCTTACTCAGAACATCGAACTGGCTGATGATGGAAGCGAGATCGGCGAACTGCTAACATCCTTTCAAATTATGACTCAAAAATTGAATTCTTTAATTCGTCAGGTAAAGGATTCTGGTATTCAAGTTAGCAGTTCTATTACTTCTATTGTTGCTTCTAGCAAGGAATTAGAAGCAACGGTAGCACAGCAGTCTAGTACTACAAATAAAGTAGCTCTGACAGCCAAGCAAATTGCTGCTGCGTCTTCCCAACTGATGACCACAATCAATCAAGTGGAAAACAAGTCACAAACAACAGCTAGCTCGGCGTTTGAGAGCAAAACAGACTTGAATCACATGGAAATAAGCATGGCCAAATTGGTAGATGCTACCGATATAATATCGGAAAAATTGGGAGCGATCGGCGAAAAAGCTAACAATATTAATGATATTATTACCACGATTGTCAAAGTAGCAGATCAAACTAACTTACTTTCTTTAAATGCGGCGATCGAAGCCGAAAAAGCGGGCGAATATGGTAAGGGATTTAGTGTAGTAGCTAGAGAAATTTCTCGCCTAGCCGATCGAACCGCAGTCGCTACCTTAGATATCGAAAATACCATTCAAGATATGCAAAGTGCGGTTTCTATTGGCGTGACAGAAATGGAGAATTTTACCCAACAAGTAAAACAAATCGTAGAAGTGGTTAGTACTATTAGCCCTAAATTGGAGTCGATTATCAGCGACGTGCAGGGTCTAACTCCCCAGTTTAAACAGGTGAGTGACAATATGGAAGTTCAATCACAAGAAGCGTCGCAAATCAGTGATTCTATGGTACAGTTGAGCGAAAGTTCTTCACAAGTTGTCGAAGTGCTGCGGTATATTAACGATGCGATGACTCAATTGGAAGATGCAGCGCAAAGTATGCAACAGGAAATTTTTCGTTTTAAAGTTGCTCGAAATTGA